GGTATTCTAAAATGTAATCAGTTAAAGTGTCTAAATGTGTAGTAAATAGGCAATAGGCCTTTGTTTACTTAACAAAACAAAGGTTTGTTCTGAGCACGCTGGAAGTGCATGAGCGGGAACACGATGGCTGCTTTCTTCTGCCCTTTGACCCCGGCCATGGGTCCAGGTCAgttacaaaacattttcatggccacagagagacaaacaccGCCCCAAAGGTTTCCCACATTCCAGAGAGGTGCCACCGGGCATAGGTGCCGTATGTTGTCTAAGCGTCTTTGCGCAGCTTCTCAGGCACAAGATCAGAGATTCTGGAAAGATTAGGGGGGGGCacaagggagggaaggaggtcAGTGGGGGGACGCACCACTCCACTGGGATCCCGTGACTATGGAGTGATTAAGAGAAGAGAGTCATGAggctgaactgaactgaatgatTGGTAGGCTACACAAATTCTCATTTTCACACAGGGACAAACAAGAGCAAACCATGTGCAAATCATTTCATGAGCTGGAAATTACACTGATAATGATGCAAATGCACTTCTACCCTTTTCTCACAATACAGGGCAATTTGCACATCAGCTTTTTAAGTGTAATGTATCCAGAAGTTTACATTCTGATGTGTTCTCTTTCTCTACCCAAACCTTTTGGCTGAAGTTTGGATCAAATCTGACACAGTGAGTGTCAAAGGGCGAAAAGGAAGCCAGTCCTGATAATGAGATAAACATTTAATAGTCATTGTTTTCTCAACAGTTACCTCTGTTGCTTATGTGTTTGTATTCTGGACCTTCTATAGCGTTGAGTTTTTAAACCAGATGAGAAAACAGATAAAGAAttaaagataaacaaaaaacaatggtGTGGTttcacaagaaaaagaaaaaaaatttttttttagagtaGTTTATGCACAAAATTGGCCCAGGCACATGAGGTCTTATGACTAATGAGCTCACCACTGAAGCGTGAGCTTGTAGAGAAGTCCTGATGATGGTGTGATTTCATGGGTAATCTTCATCTGACTCCACTGGGACAGGAAACCAGTCCCTGACTCCCTGTGTCCATAAAAGGTCATGTCAGATAAAGATGTTAAAACAAATCCCTCTGTGCGCTATCTGAGAGGGTGCCAagtattttttgttgttctcttTTATATTCATTAATATTCATGGTGATAGAGAGGACAAGAAAGATATCTGCATATATGAATGGGAGGTTGAAAAACTGACTCTTTGACTCTTCTTGCTTCTGAGGTTTTATGGAAAATCTGAGTTTAGTTCTTGGCTCAGTACACGGTGCTCAGTGTTCACTGTTCAGTCGTATAAATTTCAGAATGACAGCGATAAGTATGCTGAGAAATGAGAAAGTGCAGTCTCGAgatcagtgaaaaaaaaaaagactgcacaTTGTGTGCGCACACATGGTAGCCGTGTTGCTGACTTGTCAACTTTGTTTAACGTGATGTTGGGGATTCTTCCTCTTTGCAGGCTGCAGGAGCAGTGTTGGCCTACGTAGGAGCCTATGTGATCAAGAGCTATGACAACTTTGACAGCTTCATTCAGGACAAGTACACGCTGATACCAGCAGCCATCATCATCGGCATCAGCATTGTCATGTTCTTTTTTGGTCTGTTGGGATGCTGCGCCACAATCCGGGAGTCCAAATTTGGCCTCAGctttgtaagtgtgtgtctgtgtgtgagagagagaaagtggccTCAGAGGTGATGTGTGCACtacaatttgtttttcagtcatttctttGAAACTTTCTCTTTTGTCAGACTCTTTTAATGAACATGCATCTGGAAACATTGAATattcttttttgccttttcactcTGTTTCACTTCTAGCTTATtaacacaataacaaacaacaaataaataacaaaaaaatacacaaacttcTGAACAacctctcattttcttttctcttcagttcTTCCTGATCATCATGGCGGTCTTTGCAGCTGAAGTAGTTGCTTTGGTGTTCAGCTTCATCTACCGAGGCAGGGTGAGCCAATATATATTCTCTGCCACACATTGCTGCAGTCTGTAAACTCTCAGGGTATATTTAATCTCCATTATTTTAAATCTACTTTGGCACACTTGTATATTGTGTGAGCCTATTAGTAAAGCGCCTGACtgcaaaaaaattgtgtgtttttctttatcccTGTTTCTGCCCAGATAAGTGGAGACCTGGAGCGCTCTATGAATGCCACCTTTGCAAATTATGATGGACAGAGCACAGAGGCCAAAGGTGTGGActatctgcagcagcaggttggcCTCATGTTCTAATCTATATAAATAGTTTGTCAGATTTTCTCTCTTCCGCTTCACATGTTTTCTCTTACCCATTTATCTGCTTTCATTTCCCTGTCttgtgctttcatttcactcctttcattactttctttcaTACCTTAAGACAAAGGAGCCATCTTAAAACACCAACAGCTAgaacacatttcttttcattcattcattcatctcctactGCTTATCCCTTTCCGGGTCACgttgggtgctggagccaatcccagcccacactgggtgaggacggggtcaccctggacaggtcaccagtccatcacagggccaacatacagaaacCACAGCcacccacactcagacctacagacaatttagagtccccaTGTGTTACATTCATATGTTTTGGGTGTACATATTGGAAACATTTGTATTGGCCTCAGGAAGAATAGCTTTAGCTTTGCTAAAGCTAATGGGGCTCTTTAGtacactaaactaaactaaacccaaacatgcacgtctttggacggtgggggaAACCCATGCAGTGTAATTAATATATTGTTGAATGTTGATCTAtttattgcttgtttttttttttgacaactgGCCAGATGGAAATGATATCAATAAAGTTAATATTATTTCCATAATAAAACCATGCCCatcaagcatttttatttttcaacagagCAGATATGTTCTTTTGCACTTCTTGGTCTATCCCATGTCAATGTAAGAAATACAGGAAGTTACTCTTTTAAGTAGTCAAATCAGTTTAATGAAGATTGACAAAAATAAGCAAGATTTCACACTTCCGTAAGTCACTTGCTGGAACTCACAAACCATACCATATGTTAATGTTTGTGAAAGTGTGTAGGTGTCTCATTAACATCcacctttccttctcttttcatcttgattattttttttttctttccctcctttgcCATAAtttcttcattctctctttgCCCCTGTGCAGCTGCAGTGCTGTGGACTATATAATTACTCTAGCTGGTCCACCACCACCTGGTTTACCAGCCACAACAAAACTGTGCCTCTGTCTTGCTGTAAAAACAGCACTGCACAGTGCACAGGCAGATGGGACCAACCAAACCTGCTCAACGTAGAGGTAAATCATACTATCACGCATCACCACCTGTGACTCCAAGACAGGAATTATTTTACTCTCAATCATGTTTCTTTGGACTCttgactgagttttttttttttttttatttcttcaaaataaaatctcagaCAGTGTATCTGATGTCATATGAGCATGATCTTACACTGACTTCATTTGTGTGTCCTTTTCAGGGTTGCGAGCTCAAGCTGCTGCACCTCCTGGAGGATGTGTGGGGCTATGCCATGCTGGTCATTCTGGGCTTTGCAATCATCAAGGTAAGGATAGCTGCATACAAGGAGCTGAAGGCAGcgcattaaatatttaaatgttttgtttgcattgattTCTTATCCAAGCAGTAGCTGTTTGGTATGTTACAGCTCACCGGACATGAAAACCAAATTGAAGTACTGTTGAATGAGAATCAACTAGAGGATTACCCAATTGTGCAAAAGAACGACAGCGTAGTTGGAGACTGCACTTTAAATACAGAACATTTTCTATGTGGCATCCTGTGACccatttcagtgtttgtgcacTTTACCGAATTATGCTGTTGTAGGTGCAGACCTCAGACATGGCCTTACATGAGGGAAATATCTGTGGTGGTCCCCCTATTTAATGTCCCATGGGCTACTTTATCATTCTTGTTCTTTCACACTGATTGAGAGCAGTCTTTAATACTAGTCTAACCTGCCTCTGGTCCAAAGCCATTCAATTCTCATACCCTATACTAATtcaaaaaatacttttttgtcTGATTGCCTTTACTTTTCCTTTTGCAGTTCTTTGGGATGCTGAGTGTATGTGTGATCACCTGTAAAACTGGCACCCGGAGGAGCGGCTACCAGCCACTCTATGCTTGAAAGACTTCACGACAACACCACCCACCACTTCCTTTAATTTCGGTCCATTAGGTTTATCGATCACTTGGTAACAGCAGTCATCCTCAGTCTACAGTGTGCATTGATTTCCAGTTCAAACATACTCTTTGCACACGTAAGACTATACTTTAGATAATGGCAAACATGCATAAGTGGGAAACTCATCTCATGGTAAGACCACTCCTCAGATGAGATTAACATAAATATGAAAGTGGTTTTGAATTCTGTGTtgttgtattcatttttttttggaGATTTTTATGTTCAGAATTCCTGAAGTTTCCATTTTGTCTGAACTGCCAAAGGTTCCTGTTCTGTCACAAACTCTTTCATGTAACACAGATGACAATGAGAAAAGAACAATTATTGAGTGATCAAATTAAAAGAATAGCTAATCTTGACTGGGTTTGATTTGCTGGAAGACTCACTCCTCTGAAGCATTTTCTTGAGTAAACCTCATGCAGCTGTGGTGAaatcacaggaaagaaaaggtgaCATTATACTGAGCCTCTCATTCTGCTGCATTGTGCAGAAATTATGTTAAAGGTTGTCATTCTTTGGATTATACTGAAATGTAGGAGCACGAACTATACATGAAGCTTTTTGTGATTGTGAAAATTGCCATCCCAAATCATATATTTAGGATGGCAAACTTTAGcctgctgaatgaatgaatacagtATATATCATGATATGGTCAGTTAACTGCATTTTAATAAGTTacagttgtgtttgttatgtTTCTAAATTAAAAGGGTGAATATTTCACAATAATTTGGAGTATGGTGCGGTTATATTGTATTCTTGTATTGCCTTCCTTTGTGTTTTGAACCTTTTCTGATTGGCATTATATTGATTAGACCAGCTTCATAGATAAGGCATATTGACAGTTGAatctatataaaataaaactcttgTGGCTAACCCTgggccaaaaaagaaaaacacctttTAGCTTCTTTGCCaacagcagtttttgtttttttttttttgaggaggaGGCTTCTGCACAGGGGGCACATTCAGAACATCACAGTGAGCACAACCCACAGCCATTATCTCTCTCACCTTCTGACTCTGCTGATAAGAAGGCCCTTTACTTTACTTTGGATAGGAGTGTTCTCCTCTATATAAGCCTCAAAAAGATGAATTGAATTATGGACTCATGTTGAGGGGTGCCCCCTTTAATGTCCCCTTTTGATGTAGTGGGTACAGATCCAACTGATGTCAACTATTACCTATTACCCCTTCATAAAAGATTCACACCAGTTGTGCTTCAACCTAAACTTCCTCCACTTTATTAAGTCCCAATCCTGTTATAAACAATTACAGTAATCTGGTAGCATTTCAAGCACTTTCTcgttttgtatttttagttgCAGTAATAAACCAAAGCCAGCAGGTTGTGGTAGAAGGCATGCGCTGAGTTTCAAGGCTCAACCAGCCGTTGAGATGGTGAAGAATCTCAAATCGCACAGATGCAGAATAAGTTTGTCATTCAGTTGTTATATGAACAAAATGCATTGATGCATTCTCACTCAGGTTTTAACAAAACAGGTTTTTATGTTTTGGAGATGGAAGAATCTCATGAATCTCTTATCAACAATTAttttgcaattttatttttattattatattgcataaatttcatattaaaatgtttacataaCTTGTTATTTGTGCTGAAATTCCAGTTACTGCTCTACGTGCGATTAAAAGTTTAGTTCATGCTGTTGCATTTTGGATGTCAGCTGATGTAACTGACCCCGCTGCCCTGTCCCAGTGAGTGCCCCTCTCATATCTCTTGAC
The nucleotide sequence above comes from Echeneis naucrates chromosome 9, fEcheNa1.1, whole genome shotgun sequence. Encoded proteins:
- the tspan36 gene encoding tetraspanin 36 codes for the protein MDCGIFTSKTILLFLSLIFWAAGAVLAYVGAYVIKSYDNFDSFIQDKYTLIPAAIIIGISIVMFFFGLLGCCATIRESKFGLSFFFLIIMAVFAAEVVALVFSFIYRGRISGDLERSMNATFANYDGQSTEAKGVDYLQQQLQCCGLYNYSSWSTTTWFTSHNKTVPLSCCKNSTAQCTGRWDQPNLLNVEGCELKLLHLLEDVWGYAMLVILGFAIIKFFGMLSVCVITCKTGTRRSGYQPLYA